A genomic region of Halococcus salsus contains the following coding sequences:
- a CDS encoding cyclodeaminase/cyclohydrolase family protein, translating to MTFANQTIDEFLGNVASDNITPSGGAVAAISGAAGAALCEMVCIHTLRQTADPDVEQELTTIRAESSAYRQRLVELADEDSAAVNELQSAFNSPHIEHHDEEMQKAMKRATNAPLKTAEACLEVIELAITASELCNQNAIADVGTGASLAYGSLRASVLTVQFNLQMIDDETYVDEVSVRTDHLKDSAERKVAAVAESVNS from the coding sequence ATGACTTTCGCTAATCAAACAATCGATGAATTTCTTGGAAATGTCGCATCAGACAACATCACACCAAGCGGAGGAGCAGTTGCTGCTATTAGCGGAGCGGCCGGAGCAGCACTTTGTGAGATGGTTTGTATCCATACCCTAAGACAAACCGCTGACCCTGATGTAGAACAGGAACTAACCACTATCCGTGCCGAATCCAGTGCGTATCGACAACGTTTGGTAGAACTTGCTGATGAGGACTCAGCAGCGGTAAACGAATTGCAGAGCGCCTTCAATTCACCACACATAGAGCATCACGACGAGGAAATGCAGAAAGCCATGAAACGGGCCACTAATGCCCCTCTGAAGACGGCCGAGGCATGTCTTGAAGTCATTGAGCTTGCAATCACAGCATCTGAACTGTGCAACCAGAATGCTATCGCAGATGTTGGAACCGGTGCCTCACTTGCATATGGTTCACTTCGGGCATCAGTTCTTACTGTTCAATTCAATCTTCAGATGATTGATGACGAGACCTACGTTGATGAGGTATCCGTGCGTACCGATCATCTCAAAGATTCTGCAGAGCGAAAAGTAGCGGCAGTGGCAGAAAGCGTCAATAGCTAG
- a CDS encoding nucleoside deaminase, with amino-acid sequence MAPDADSEYIERTLDLAHENIEDGGRPFSCVIVRDGEILAESPNLVEQTNNPVAHAETVAIEQACKRIQSEDLSGCDVYVMAHPCPMCLGALYYCSPDRVIFLTQREDYEQYYTDSRKYFEFGEFYDEYAKDWDERNLPLVYEQNDDGLEVYKRWQSLNS; translated from the coding sequence ATGGCGCCAGATGCTGACTCAGAATATATCGAACGCACGCTTGATCTCGCTCATGAAAATATCGAAGACGGTGGGCGTCCGTTCTCGTGTGTTATCGTTCGAGATGGCGAGATTTTAGCTGAGAGCCCCAATCTCGTCGAGCAGACCAACAATCCCGTGGCTCACGCAGAAACCGTTGCAATCGAACAGGCCTGTAAGCGAATCCAGAGCGAGGATCTCTCCGGCTGCGACGTGTACGTGATGGCACATCCCTGTCCGATGTGTCTCGGTGCGCTCTATTATTGCAGCCCCGACCGAGTAATCTTCCTCACTCAAAGAGAAGACTACGAACAGTACTACACTGATAGCCGAAAATATTTCGAATTCGGAGAATTCTACGATGAATACGCTAAGGACTGGGATGAGCGGAACCTCCCACTCGTTTACGAACAAAACGACGATGGGCTCGAAGTCTACAAACGCTGGCAGAGTCTCAACAGCTGA
- a CDS encoding DMT family transporter — protein sequence MNTAWLYLLVAAVFETGWAIGLEFSDGFSNPIPSIATIVSMAISVLLLAKAVQSLPIGTAYAVWTGIGATATAVLGVVLFDESSSVARFGFIGLIILGVVGLELTSG from the coding sequence ATGAATACCGCATGGCTGTATCTCCTAGTCGCTGCTGTGTTTGAAACGGGCTGGGCAATTGGATTAGAATTCTCTGATGGATTCAGTAATCCCATTCCAAGTATCGCTACTATAGTATCTATGGCAATCAGCGTGCTCTTGCTTGCGAAGGCTGTGCAGTCGCTCCCGATTGGTACTGCATATGCTGTCTGGACAGGGATTGGGGCAACTGCTACTGCTGTACTAGGTGTTGTCCTCTTCGACGAGTCATCTAGCGTCGCTCGATTCGGATTTATTGGTTTGATTATCCTCGGAGTCGTCGGTCTAGAGCTAACAAGTGGATGA
- a CDS encoding DUF7577 domain-containing protein: MGSVPTKGIETPTKTPSQEPGFVSCPNCGTINKKFYWYCRECIKSLRATSQTQYIHVAKIK, encoded by the coding sequence ATGGGGTCTGTACCAACCAAGGGTATTGAGACACCTACTAAAACTCCCTCTCAAGAACCTGGTTTCGTTTCGTGTCCAAACTGTGGGACTATCAACAAAAAATTCTATTGGTATTGTCGAGAGTGTATAAAATCTCTACGAGCTACTTCACAGACTCAATATATCCATGTAGCAAAAATAAAATGA
- a CDS encoding DsbA family oxidoreductase, producing MVYIIGSTVLLVIFLFCTLRQIVNPSNRTLTLYADYVCPFCYLEQQSLVEYRQSHPNHPLVNWLPYDIRHQKRTTGGFLDTQYDIGYPEQVHTKISKLAQKHDDGTMLSPADVPLVDSLPAQIVSWYIKHEHPNRWFAFTDRIFTALWCNGEDISDTGVLRNIAEESGLNRNAIDIPLKKADAREQVLTQCAEARHAGVGDVPTLIYESRSLHEVTSANKLAEFIHEQG from the coding sequence ATGGTCTATATTATCGGATCAACAGTCTTGCTAGTCATATTTCTGTTCTGCACCCTTCGTCAAATCGTGAACCCCTCTAACCGTACACTCACACTCTATGCAGACTATGTCTGTCCATTCTGCTATCTGGAACAGCAATCACTCGTCGAATATCGTCAGTCTCACCCAAATCATCCTCTCGTTAATTGGCTTCCCTACGATATCCGGCACCAAAAGCGGACTACAGGCGGTTTTCTCGATACCCAGTATGATATTGGATATCCGGAACAGGTGCATACGAAGATTTCCAAACTCGCTCAGAAACATGATGACGGGACTATGCTCTCACCCGCAGACGTCCCACTTGTAGACTCACTTCCCGCACAGATTGTATCATGGTACATCAAGCACGAACACCCAAATCGCTGGTTCGCGTTTACCGACCGAATTTTCACTGCACTCTGGTGCAATGGTGAGGATATCAGCGATACAGGGGTTCTTCGTAACATTGCTGAAGAGAGCGGACTCAATAGAAATGCTATCGACATCCCACTGAAGAAAGCAGATGCTCGCGAGCAAGTGCTCACTCAGTGTGCGGAGGCACGTCACGCGGGTGTGGGTGATGTTCCCACCCTTATCTACGAAAGTCGATCACTCCATGAAGTCACCTCAGCCAATAAACTCGCGGAATTCATCCACGAACAGGGATGA